The Synechocystis sp. PCC 6714 genome includes the window AATGATTAATTCCATTTACCCCGTCAAGCATCCCGTCAGCCTGGACAAATTGACGGATCAGGATCTGCTTCAACTCCAGAAATGGCTATTGGCGGCAAAATTTAGCCCTGGCCCATTAGATGGGGATTTGGGGCCACGGACGATAGAAGCTTGGGCCCAATTTAAGGAATCAGTCCATCTCCATGACCCTGACCAAATTGATCTGATTGGCCCCAGTAGTTATTCAGCATTGAAAGCGGCTGTTAAACGGCAGGAAGAGGGCAGATACCACGATTTCAGCACTAAACAAGGCGTTATTGATGCGATCCGCTGGGAATGCAATCAGCACGGACTTATTTACAAAAATCAGCAAGCCTATGTCCTGGCAACTACTCAACACGAAACTGCTTCAACATTTCGCCCTTTGGAAGAATACGAAAAAGGAAAGGGACGGAGCTATGGCAGACCAGACCCCCAGACTGGCAAGACTTATTACGGCAGAGGATTCGTACAGCTCACTTGGCGGTCAAATTATGAGCGATACGGAAAAATCCTGGGTATCGATCTGGTCAATAAACCAGAATTGGCTTGTGAACCTAATGTTGCGCTATTCATCTTGGTTCACGGCATGAGAAACGGTAAATTTACCGGCCGCAGTTTGCCGGAGTTTGTTAACGCCACCAAATCAGACTTTTACAATGCCCGTCGGGTGGTGAATGGGATGGATCGGGCCGGGGCGATCGCCGAGTTAGCAAGGAAGTATTTATGAGAGATCTAGATCCTGAATGGGCCAGTTTGGCCCAGATTGGTATCGGGGTGACCTTAGCAGTGGCCACAGTTTTTTTGCCCATTGAGAGATCGGAAGGTTTGATGGGGATGGCCAATTTTTTGGCCGGAATGGGGGCCAGGGGATTAGGCACGGCGATCGAATCCCATTACCGGGATGGCAGAGAAGACTAATTTATGCAAGTTTTATGCAAGTTTATGCGATATGCAAGTTTTCAGAAACTCCACCCGTAGAGTCTGAGTGCCGAAACCCATGCTGTATATGGTGTTTTGATATGCCAGGAGGCGGACTTGAACCGCCGACACGAGGATTTTCAGTCCACTGCTCTACCAACTGAGCTATCCCGGCTTTTTTAGCGCATTAACAACATACCAAGAAGTATCACCCTTGACAAGCTCTTTGAACAAATCCATAAACCGGGGTGTTAACTCCCCGATCGCCAGGGGTTATGGGAGTGTGGCAGAATAGAGGGCGGACAATCTGTCAACAGAGAAACTAAACAGCGATGCAGATCCGCGGAACCGACTACACAGCTTTGACTTGGCAGGGGGATGCCCTCGCCCTAGGATTTTTTGAAAATGCGACGGAAATCACTGGGGATCTGGCCCAACTAGACGATCGCCTGGAAGGGGTGTTACGGGAATTGATCGAGGAAAAGGAATTTAAAGGCAAAGCGGGACAGAAGTTAGTGGCCCGGGTGGGTAGTAAAACCCCGGTGAAAAGGTTGATACTGGTAGGTCTAGGGGAAATTGAAAAATTTGATAGCCAGGTTTTAGGAGAGGCGGCGGCGGCGATCGCCCGGTTAGCAAAGGGTGAAAAAGTAAAAACCCTGGGGGTGAGTTTGCCCCAACGGGAGCACGATCAAGCGGTAACAGCGGGCATTTTAACGGAAGGTATTTTATTGGCCTTGCATCAGGACAATCGTTTTAAGTCCGATCCGGAAGATAAGGAAATTAAACTGACTACGGTGGAATTGCTGGGTCTAGGGGAGCAATCAACGGCCATTGGCAAAGCAGAAAAAATTGTCTCTGGGGTCATTCTGGCCCGGGAAATGGTGGCTGCTCCGGCCAATGCGGTGACCCCTCTAACCTTTACGGAAATTGCTGCGGAGTTGGCCCAAACCTATGGCTTGGAACTGGAAGTGCTGGGGCAGCAGGAGTGTGAAGCCCTGGGCATGGGAGCATTTTTAGGCGTTGCCAAAGCTTCCGAGTTGCCACCACAGTTTATTCACCTCACCTACCGCCCCGCTAACCCGGCGAAAAAATTGGCTATTGTTGGTAAAAGTCTTACCTTTGACTCCGGTGGTTTAAACATCAAAGGGGCCGGCAGTGGCATTGAAACGATGAAAATGGACATGGGGGGCGGCGGTGCTACCCTAGGAGCGGCCAAGGCGATCGCCCAACTGAAACCCAATGTGGAAGTGCATTTCATCTGTGCCGCCACGGAAAATATGATCAGCGGTAAAGCCATGCATCCTGGCGATATTCTCACCGCTTCCAACGGTAAAACCATTGAAGTTAATAACACCGATGCGGAAGGTCGTCTGACCCTGGCCGATGCCCTGGTTTTTGCAGAAAAATTAGGCGTAGAGGCGATCGTCGATCTAGCTACCCTCACCGGAGCTTGTATTGTGGCCCTGGGGGATGACATTGGCGGTTTGTGGAGTCCCAACCAAGCATTGGCCGATGAGTTGAAAACAGCAGCAGAAAAAGCAGGGGAAAAATTCTGGCAAATGCCCATGGAAGCCAAATATTTTGATGGTTTAAAATCCCCCA containing:
- a CDS encoding glycoside hydrolase family 19 protein, giving the protein MINSIYPVKHPVSLDKLTDQDLLQLQKWLLAAKFSPGPLDGDLGPRTIEAWAQFKESVHLHDPDQIDLIGPSSYSALKAAVKRQEEGRYHDFSTKQGVIDAIRWECNQHGLIYKNQQAYVLATTQHETASTFRPLEEYEKGKGRSYGRPDPQTGKTYYGRGFVQLTWRSNYERYGKILGIDLVNKPELACEPNVALFILVHGMRNGKFTGRSLPEFVNATKSDFYNARRVVNGMDRAGAIAELARKYL
- a CDS encoding leucyl aminopeptidase, whose translation is MQIRGTDYTALTWQGDALALGFFENATEITGDLAQLDDRLEGVLRELIEEKEFKGKAGQKLVARVGSKTPVKRLILVGLGEIEKFDSQVLGEAAAAIARLAKGEKVKTLGVSLPQREHDQAVTAGILTEGILLALHQDNRFKSDPEDKEIKLTTVELLGLGEQSTAIGKAEKIVSGVILAREMVAAPANAVTPLTFTEIAAELAQTYGLELEVLGQQECEALGMGAFLGVAKASELPPQFIHLTYRPANPAKKLAIVGKSLTFDSGGLNIKGAGSGIETMKMDMGGGGATLGAAKAIAQLKPNVEVHFICAATENMISGKAMHPGDILTASNGKTIEVNNTDAEGRLTLADALVFAEKLGVEAIVDLATLTGACIVALGDDIGGLWSPNQALADELKTAAEKAGEKFWQMPMEAKYFDGLKSPIADMKNTGPRSGGSITAALFLQQFIKETPWAHLDIAGPVWTDKQNGVHNAGATGYPVRTLVQWVLGLGE